In Methanobrevibacter sp. V74, the sequence TCAGACCCTATGAAAAAGGTGTTGTTGAAAGACTTGGAAAATATAATAGAACAGTTTCAAGTGGTGTGGTTGTATTAATTCCATTTTTTGAAAATTTAGAAAAGGTAGATTTAAGGGAACAAGTAGTTGATGTTCCTCCTCAGGAAGTAATTACAAAGGACAATACAGTAGTTGTTGTTGATTGTGTAATTTTTTATGAAGTTGTAGATGCATTTAATGCCAAATATAATGTAGTTAATTTTTACCAAGCTATTACAAAACTTGCACAAACAAATTTAAGAAACATAATCGGAGATTTAGAACTCGATGAAACATTAACTTCCCGTGAAATGATTAATGCGGAATTACGTGATGTATTAGATGAAGCTACAGATAAATGGGGAAGTAAAGTAGTACGTGTAGAAATACAAAAAATCGAACCTCCACAAGACATTGTAGAAGCAATGAGTAAACAAATGAAAGCAGAAAGAATGAAAAGAGCATCAATTCTCGAAGCTGAAGGTTACAAACAGTCCGAAATTAAAAAA encodes:
- a CDS encoding SPFH domain-containing protein; protein product: RPYEKGVVERLGKYNRTVSSGVVVLIPFFENLEKVDLREQVVDVPPQEVITKDNTVVVVDCVIFYEVVDAFNAKYNVVNFYQAITKLAQTNLRNIIGDLELDETLTSREMINAELRDVLDEATDKWGSKVVRVEIQKIEPPQDIVEAMSKQMKAERMKRASILEAEGYKQSEIKKSEGDKQAAILEAEGKAESIKKMAEADKQASILRAEGESLAIEKVYAAIHEGNPDDGLIAIKYLESLEKIANGKASKVFLPFESSGVLSSVAGIAELFKDNKEE